From the Kallotenue papyrolyticum genome, the window CTATGTCGAGGTCTGGCGTCTGGTGCCGCTGGCACAGTACTTCGCCAACAGCATCTTTGTCACCGCGCTGGCGATGGGTGGTGAGATCCTGACCTGCGCGCTGGTGGGCTACGGCTTTGCGCGCTACCAGTTTCCGGGCCGTGACCTGCTGTTTGCGATCATGCTGGGCACCATGATGTTGCCCGGCGTGATCACCATGATCCCATCGTTTATCATCTGGGCGCGCTGGCTGGGGCGCTACGATACCTTCTCGCCGATGACGGTCGGCGCGCTGTTCGCCTGGGGGCCGGCGTATATCTTCTTACTACGCCAGTTCTTTTTGACCATTCCCCGCGATATCGAGGAGGCCGCGATCATCGACGGCGCCAACGTCGTGCAGCTCTTTTTCCGCGTGATGTTGCCGCTGGTCAAACCGGCGCTGCTAGCGATTGCTGTACTCAGCTTCAGCGGCAACTGGAACAACTTCCTGTCGCCGTTGATCTACCTGAGCACACCTGATAAATTCACGCTGCCGCTGGGGTTGTACCAGTTCAATTCAGCGCTGGCCGGTGGCGGTGAAGCGCCCAAATGGAACTATATGATGGCGATGACCGTGCTGATGGCGCTGCCGGTGGTGCTGCTCTACTTCCGTGCACAGCGCTACTTCATCGAAGGCCTGACCGTTGGAGCGGTGAAGGCATGAGCCGACAACGGTGGACGGCGGCCGACATTGACGTCGTACGTCAGAGCGCGTTGCGCCGATGCCGGCGTGCCGGCCAGGCCATGCTTGCCCTGGTGGTGCTGGCGCTGCCGCTGTTGAGCGCCTGCGCGACTGCAACCCAGCCATCGGCGCGGTCTGCGCCTGGTGAGGAGGCGATGCGCGTGTCACCAACGTCAACCCCACCTGCGCCGACGCCGACGTCCGGCGCTGCGGCGACGGCCACGCCTGTGGCTACCCCCACGCCCGAGGTGCTGGCCGATGGCCTGATCAACCTGACGCATCTCAACTACCTGTCTGAAGAGGTGCGCCTCGACAATGAGCCGGTGTTGTTGACGCATATCTATGCCGAAGCGCCGAGCTATGCCTGGGTCGATGCCGCCGGTGAGGGCATCGCCTGTGTCGATGATGTCGCGCGCGCCGTCATCGTCTATCTGGACTTTTACGCGGCCACCGGCAACCGGCGCGCCCTGGAGCGCGCGCGCGCCGGCCTGAATTTTGTGCTGCGCATGCAGGCCGAGGATGGCCAGTTCTACAACTTCGTGCTTGACCGCCAGGGCACGATCAACACCGGCGGCGCGACCAGCTACCGATCGCTGGGTTGGTGGGCATTTCGTGGTCTATGGGCGCTGGCGCGGGGCTATGCCACCTGGCGCACGCTCGATCCGGCCTATGCTCAGCGCTTGCAGACCGCCTATCTCAGAACCGAGCGCGCGCTGGCGGCCCGCGTCAACAATGTAGGACGCTACGGCGAGGTGCATGGTTGGCGCTTGCCGGCCTGGCTGCCCGACGGCGCGGCGGATGCGACGGGGGTGGCGGTGCTGGCCCTGGCCGAATACCAGGCGGTCGCGCCCAATCCCGCCACCGAGCAGCTGCTCACGGCCCTGGCCGATGGGCTGCGCGACGCACAGCTTGGCGGTGAGGGCGCGTATCCGTGGGGTATGCATCCGTCCTCGGTCAATGCGCCGGGCTTCTGGCACGCCTGGGGCGCGCATCAGGCGCAGGCGCTGGCGCGCGCCGGCCAGGTGCTTGGCCGCGCCGACTACATCGCCAGTGCGCGGCGCGAGGTGGAGCAATTCTTCGCCTGGCAGATCGCGACTGAGCGCATCCAGGAGATCGGCGTGCTGCCCTTCCGTCAGGGCCAGCAGGCGTATGGCACCAACAGCCTGGTCCAGGCGGCCATCAACCTGTACCATGCCACGGGCGAGCGGCGCTATGCCGTGATGGGCGGCCTGCTGGCCTCCTGGTTCTTCGGCAACAATATGGCCGCCACGCCGATGTACGATCCGGCGACCGGACGCGGCTACGACGGCATCGATCGCGAGCTGGCGGTCAACCTCAACGCCGGCGCCGAGTCGACGATCGAAGCGCTCATGGCGCTGCAGGCGGTGATGCCGATCCCCGACGCAGCGCGCTACCTCCAGGCCCAGCCGGTCACCGGCCTGAGCTGGCGCGTCTTTGACGCAGGCGATGCGCAGGAGTTGGCGGGCACGCCCACCTATGGTCGGCGTGGGTGGACCGGCGAGGCGCGCTTCTTCAACGAACGCTATTATGAGCTCGACGGCGATGATCTGATCGAACTGCCGATCGACGTGCCCGCCGACGGCGCCTACCTGCTGTATGTTTCGCACCTGCGGCGGGCGGCCACGCCGAGCGGACGCGAGGTGATCGCGCCGCGCGTCGGGCACGCGCCGATGATCGACGGTCGGGCCGATGAGTGGCGCGACGTACCGGCGATCGCCTCCGCAACGCCCGCACAGATCCTGCGTGGCGCGGAGAGCTGGCGTGGCGCAGAGGTGGATAGCTTCACCCTGCGTGTGCAGTGGGACGAGCAGTTTCTGTACCTGCTGGCCGAGGTACGCGATCCCGAACATCAACAGTCGGGGCAGGGGCCGGCGGTCGGCAGCGGCGACGCGCTGTGGCTCTACCTGGACGGCGAGGGCACCGGGCGGCGCCTATCGGCCAAAGTGACGCTGGCGCAAACGCCGGGCGGCCCTGAGGTGTGGGATTGGAAGGCCGGGTTCCCTCTGCCGGGGGCGCAACTGGCCTGGAGCTCGGCGGCGGGCAGCTACACCTACGAGGCTGCCTTGCCCTGGGAGAGTCTGCGCGTGCGTGGCGTGCAGGCGGGCAAGACCATGCGTATCGAGGCCGGACGTGGCTTTGGCGGCAACTCGTTCATGGATCTGAGTGGCGCCGATCCCGACTCGGCGGCCAACCTCGTACCGTTGCGCCTGGTGGCGCAGGCACAGCCCGCCGCGGCCCCGACCGCGACGGACGCCCCCACCGACGATGCGCAGCGTGTGGCGCTGGCGGTGCAACTCGATGACGGTGCGCTATGGATCGTGCCTCAGGCGCTTGCGCCCGACCGCGACTATCTCTGGCTCGACCTGCTCACGCCGCAACCGATCCGGCTGACGCAGGGCCGTCATACCCTCCGGCTGCGCTTTGCCGGGAGCGATCCCGACGCTGCCGCGATCGTTGATGGTTTCCTGCTGCATCCGGCGGTTGCGACCAAGACCCTGCGCCTGCCGGATGGCAGCGAGTTGCATCTGCGCTTTGATATGCTGCAAGGACAGCTAACCATCGATGAGTAATCCACCCTTTGGATTAGGAATGGTAGGCGTGGGCGGCTTTGGCCGCTTTTGCCTGCAGGCCTTGCAGCGCCTGCCGGAGCTGCGCCTGATCGCCGTGAGCGATGTTAACCCGGCGGCGGCACGCGCGGTTGCACAGCAGCTTGGCGTGCGCGCCTGCAGCTTCGATGATCTGCTGAACGATCCGGCGATCGATGTGATCCACCTGACCACGCCACCGGCGGCGCATGCCGCGCAAGCGATCGCCGCGCTGAAGGCGGGCAAGCATGTCTTCTGCGAAAAGCCGCTGGCGACGACGGCAGAGGATGCGCATGCCATGCTGCGCGCGGCGGCAACGCACCATCGACGGCTGGGCGTGGACTATGTGCTGCGTTACCATCCCCTGTGGCAGGTCGCGCTCGCGCTGGTTCGATCTGGCCTGTTCGGTCGCGCCGTGCGTTGGCATCAGGAGAACCTCGCTTCCGATCAACGGCTGCCGCGTGAGCACTGGTTCTGGGATCGCAGCGTGAGCGGCGGCATCTTTGTCGAGCATGCCGTCCACTTCTTTGATCTCTGCAACCAGCTCACGCCGGCGCCGGCGACGCAGGTGATGGCCCAGTCCGCCTGCCGGCCCGACGGCGCACAGGATCGCGTGCTGGCGCTGGTGCGCTACGCGGATGGCCTGCTGGCGACGTTCTACCACAGCTTCGACCGGCCGGATGTGCTGGAGCGATCAACGGTACGCATCGGCCTGGAGCAGGGCTCGATCGAGCTGTACGGGTGGATCCCTGAACGCCTGCAGGTCGAGGGCTTACTCGATGCGCAGCGCCTGAGTGAGGTGCAGCACCTGCTCGACACGCCGCTGGAGCTTGTCGATCCCGCGACGCTGCCGGTGATTGCCTTTGACGGCGCGCGTCCGTCGACAAGCCACCTGCTGGTGCGCGCGACGCTGACGCGCGCCGAGCGCATGGACGATTACCGCGCCGCGATCGCTGCCGGCATGCGCGATTTTCTGCGCGCCCTGGGCGATGCCACCCATCGGCCGTTGGTCAGCGCCGGTGATGGCTGGCGCAGCCTCCAGGTAGCGCTGGCAGCTACGCACGCTGCCGATATAGGCATGAGTATTTCCCTGCCAAGCGAGGAGAACCTCCATGAGTGAACGCACCCACGTACCGTTTGCCCTGCAGCGTCTGGGCATCATCATGCAGCCCGATCCGCACGACCCGCGCGAGGCCTGGGGTGTGCTCAATCCCGCCGCCTGCCGGGGGCGCGATGGCACGCTCTACCTCTACCCGCGCGTGGTCGCCGAGGGCAACTACTCGCGCATCGGCCTGGCGCGCGTGATCTTTGAGGGTGACGATCCGGTCGGCGTAGAACGCCTGGGGTATGTGCTCGAGCCGAGCGAGGGCTATGAGCGCAACGAACGCACCGCCGGCGTGGAAGACCCGCGCGTGACCTACATCGCGGCGATCGATCGCTACGTGATGGCCTATGCCGCCTATGGACCGCTGGGGCCGCGCGTGGCGCTGGCGATCTCCGAGGATGGGCTGCAGTGGCAGCGGCTGGGCCTGGCCAAGTTTGCCTACGCGCCACAATACCATACCGATTTCGATCTCTACGTCAACAAAGACGCCTACCTCTTTCCGGAGCCGGTGCGCGATCCACAGGGTCGTCCGGCGCTAGCGCTGATCCACCGTCCCGACTACAATGCTGCCTGGTGGCTGAGCGAAGGCTTCCATGTCCAACCCGCGAACGTGGCCGAGCCGCGTCCCAGCATGTGGCTCTCGTATGCGCCGCTGGAAGCGGTGCGCGCCGATCTGCGCAACCTGCAGTTCTGGTACGACCATCATCTGCTGGCCGTGCCGCAACAGCCCTGGGAGTCGCTCAAGATCGGTGGCGGCACGCCGCCGGTGCTGACGCGTCACGGCTGGCTGACGATCTTCCACGGCGTGGATGGCGTTCTGACACCCGGCACCGATCATCAGCGCCAGGTGCGCTATTGCGCCGGCGCCTTGATTCTGGACCGTGAGGATCCGCGCCAGGTGCGCTACCGCTCGGCGTTGCCCATCCTCGCACCCGGCACGCAGGAGGAGCTCAAGGGCATTGTCGATAATGTGGTCTTTCCAACGGCGGTGGATGTGCGCAGCGCTGAGCGCATCGATGTCTATTATGGTATGGCCGATGCGCGCATCGGCGTGGCGCGCCTCCAGGTGCCGGCGAGCCTGCCGGACTAGCGCAGGAACATGGTGCACGCCCGCTCCGCGCGTGGGCGCGTGGACGGAGCCGCTTGACGCATGCGCGATCCTGAAGCAGACTGGTCGTGGTCAGGCGCTGGCACGAGCGTTGCCAGCGGCATAGCCATCGGCACGAGCGGAGACAGGTTCTTCGGGCTGTGTGTGCTTTGATGGTTCAATCCACCGGTCGCACTCGTATCAAGGATCGCGCATGTTGTTCTCTGTCTGGGCAGCGGTCTGCGAACAGATCGCTGCCACGTCCAAAAAACTCGAAAAAGCAGCGCTGCTGAGGGACTACATTGCCACCCTGAGCGATAGCGATCTGGCGCTGGCGGCGCGCTTTTTCAGCGGATCACCCTTTGCGCTGGCCGACGCGCGCGTGCTCAATGTTGGTGGCGCGCTGATCCGCGATGCCGTGCTGGAGCTGACCGGCGCAGCGCCGGAGACCTGGAACCGGCTGGTGGTAGCCGAGGGCGAGGCCGGGCGCGCCGCCGAGCGCCTGCTGATCGGGCATGGCGCGGCAACGCCCCGGCTGACGCTGGCCGAGGCGCAGGCGATCTATGAGCAGATCCACGCTGCGCGCGGTCCGTCCGCCAAGCGCGCGCTGATCGTCGCGGCGCTGCGCCAACTCACACCGCTGGAAGCCGCCTATTTCATCAAGCTGATGTTGGGTGGCGATCTGCGCATCGGCCTGCAGGAGGGGCTCCTCGAGGATGCGCTGGCGCGCGCCTTCGCCGTGCCGCTGGCCGCCGTCCAACGCGCCAACATGCTGCTGGGCGACATCGGTCAGACGGCGCTGCTGGCGCGGCATGGCCGCCTGGATGAGGCGCGCATGCGGCTGTTCCACCCGCTCAAGTTTATGCTCGCCTCGCCGCTGACCGACCCCGCCGAGATCAGCGCTTATATCAGCGGCTCCTTCTTTGTCGAGGACAAATACGACGGCATTCGCGCCCAGGTGCACAAGCAGGGCACGCGACTGGTGATCTACTCGCGCACGCTGGACGAGATCACCCACCGCTTTCCGGAGCTGCACGCTCCGTTGCTCAACCTGCCGGGCGCGTGGATCCTCGACGGCGAGATCGTCGCGGCGCGCGATGGACGCATCCTGCCGTTTCAGGCCCTGCAGCCGCGCTTGGGACGCAAAGCCGTGGATGACGCGCTGCTGACCAGCGCGCCGGTGGTATTTATCGGCTACGACATCCTCTACCAGGATGGCGAGGTGTTGCTGGACACGCCGCTCTACATGCGGCGCGTGCGCCTGGAAGACCTGATCCGGCCCCACGCCGCCGACCAGCCGCTGGACGGCGTGCTTGGCGGCGTGGTCATGCCCTCGCTGCAGGTGCTGGCGCGGCACAGCCAGCGGGTCGAAGCGCTGTTCACGCAGGCGCGCGCGCGCGGCAACGAAGGGCTGATGATCAAGGATCCCGACTCGCCCTACCGGCCAGGACGGCGCGGCCGTGAATGGCTCAAGCTCAAACGCGCCCTGGCCACGCTGGATGTGGTGGTGACGGCGGCGGAGGTGGGCAATGGCAATCGGCGGCGCTTCCTGAGCGATTATACCTTCGCAGTGCGCCGTTCCGCCGAGGATGGCGAGTTGCTCAACATCGGCAAGGCCTATAGCGGCTTGACCGACGCCGAACTCGCCGAGCTGACGGCCTGGTTTCAGGCGCATACCCTGCAGGACTTTGGCCGTGTGCGGCTGGTCGAGCCGCGCATCGTGCTGGAGGTCGCCTTCGATGGCGTGCAGCGCTCGCCACGCCACAAGGGGGGCTATGCGCTGCGCTTCCCGCGCATCGTGCGTTGGCGGCGCGACAAAACGCCCGACGAGATCGATACCCTGGAGATGGTGCGCCGGCTGGCCGGTGAGCCGGAAACGCCCGACGCCCAACCATGAACGGTTGGGCGTCGCAGGGTGGGCGTCTGACGGGACTGAGCGCGTGCCTCAGCAGCCGGTCTTGCCGCCCTGGGGTCGCATGCGTCGCACCTCGGTGATGCGATTGCGCTCATCAACCAGCACCACGGTCGGCTGCCAGTCGGCGGGCACCGGCTCCTCGACCTGGGCGTAGGACATCACGATCACCAGGTCGCCAACGTTGACCAGATGCGCCGCCGCGCCATTGAGCTGGATCGTGCCGCTGCCGCGCTCGCCGGCAATGGCATAGGTCTCCAGCCGGTTGCCGTTGGTCACGTCCACCACCTGGACGCGCTCGAAGGGCAAGATATCCGCCGCTTCGAGCAGCTCCTCGTCGATGGTAATGCTGCCGATATAGTGTAGATCCGCGGCGGTCACCGTGGCGCGGTGGATCTTGCCGCGTACCATGGTCCGATAGATCGCCATGCGTGCTTGTCCCTCCATCACCGATCGGCGCGGGACGGCCCGCGCCGGGTTATTGTACCAGACCGGCACGCAGCGCCCGTGCCCGGCGGCGCCAGGCCGCCAACGGCCCGGGCTAGGCCGGCCCGCTGATGTCGCGGCGCTGGAAGAGGACAAAGGCCGGCAGGAGGAAGGCGAGCAGGTAGAGCAGGATCACCAGGCTGGCGCGCCAGACGGATGGCGGCTCGATCAGCAGGGCGGTCTGCTGGCTGACCAGGACGCCGGTGTCCAGCCCGAACAGGCGGGTGTTGGCCAGCGTCAGGGCGTTGACGTTCTGGCCCAGCAGCAGGTTGTAGAGCAGCTGGCCCCAGCGGCCCAGCACCTGGAACAGCGCCAGCGCGCCGAAGGCCGTGTCGGCCAGCCAGTAGCCCAGGGCCAGGCCCGCACCGGCCAGCGCCGAGCGGCCCAGGATCGCGCCCAATACGCCCAGGGCCATGTAGGGCAGCAGGATCAGTAGGCTGCGTAGCGCGGCCAGCAGTGCGCGCGGACCATCGGCGAGGCTGAGGTGGCCGGGCATGCCCAGCAGCAGCCCCACGCCTGCGGATGCCAGCCCGCCGATCAGCAGTGCCAGAAGAATGATCACCAGCGTTAGCAGCGTCAAGGCCAGCAGCTTGGCGGCCAGGTAGTGCGCGCGGTCGGGATGGCGGCTGAGCTGGAGGCGCAGCGTGCCCCAGCTATACTCGCTGCCGAGGGTTGCGCCGGCCAGGATCATGAGCCCGAGCGCGCCCAGGCCGTTGATCTGCCCCAGTGCGGTGCCCAACCCACCAGGTAGGGTTGCCATGCGGCGGATCACGGCGAGCTGCTCAGGCGGCAGGATCGTCTGGCCGGTCAGCGCGCCGAGGCGCTCGGTCAGCAGCAGCAGCACCAGCAGCAGCCCGAACTGGGCCAGCACCAGTCCAAGCACCAGGGCGAGCACCACGCGCGTCAGGGGCCGCCGCCAGAGCGTTAGCCATTCGGCTTGGAGCGCGCCGATCATCCGTGCGCCTCCAACGGTTGAAGTGATGGCGGCGTCGGACGCGCTGCCGCGTCCGTCAGCGCCAGAAACACGGCTTCAAGCGAGCGCGTTTGCGGACGCAGCTCGGCGACGGCTACGCCGCACTGGGCCAGAAAGGTTGAGATGCTGCCGGCCTGCTCGGGCGTGGCGGGGAGCCACCAGCTCCCATCAGGCTGCGGACGAGCGCTAATGCCCAGGCCGTTGCGCAGCAATGCTTGGACCGGCGCCTCGCTCCTGGCGACGCGCAGGATCAGCCCGGGCGCGCCGAGCAGATCGGCCACGCGACCATGCGCTACGATGCGACCTTGGTTGAGTACAGCGACGCGATCGCAGAGTTGCTCGACCTCGTGCAGCAGGTGGCTGGAGAGAAACACCGTGCGGCCCTGGGCGGCCAGGCTGCGCAGCGTCTGGCGCAGCTCGACCATGCCGGCCGGATCGAGGGCGTTGGCCGGTTCGTCCAGCACCAGCAGGTCGGGCTCGGGCAACAGCGCTGCGGCCAGGGCCAGCCGTTGGCGCATGCCTTGCGAATAGCGTTTGACTTTGACGCGCGCATGCGGCTGTAGCCCCACCGCTTCCAACACGGCATCCACGCGCTGGTCGGGCAGGCCGTCGCGGCGCGCCAGCACGCGTAGATTGTCGCGTCCCGACAGATAGGGATACAGCGCCGGCGTTTCGATCAGCGCGCCCACGTGTGCCAGCGCCTGGCGCGGCTGTTGCCAGACATCATAGCCGCAGATCAGCGCACGACCGGCCGTGGGCCGCACCAGATGGAGCAGCATGGCGATGGTGGTGGTTTTGCCGGCGCCGTTGGGGCCAAGAAAGCCGAATACCTCGCCGGGCGCGACCTGCAACGACACAGCGTCGACCACCAGCCGCTGCCCGTAGCGCCGCGTGAGCTGCTCGAGCTCGAGAACTGAAGCCACTGTCATAGGCGATGCTCTGCGTCCAGAGTCCTACGCCTATTCTAGAACGCTGCGCATAGCGCTGGAATGGCCGCAACGGTTGATCCGCGGGCATGACCCCTGGCGTGGCGCGCCTAGGCCGCGACTTCGAACACATCATGTACCGACGCCGGTTGCGCAGCGCCCGCGCCGGTGGCCTGGACGCTGACGCGGTACTGTCCCGGCGGCAGATAGGGGAGCTGCAGCAGCCAGCCGTCGCCGTCGCGCACAAAGACCTGCGTGGTGCGCAGCCCGGGAACGGTGATCGATGTTAGCGTGGCGGTGGGTGGCGCGGTGACATGCTCCAGGTTGAGCAGCCGGACACGTAGCTCGATCGGCTCGCTGCTGAGGTAGAGATCATCGAGGTCGAGGCTGATCGCCGGCGCAGCGGCGCGCTCGGGTTGTGCGACGGCGCCGCGCACCTTGTCCAGGCCGCGCGTTTGCATGTGGCGCACGCGCTCGCGGATGTCGTCAAGCAGGCCAGGGTGATTTTGGAGCGAGCTGTGCCGTTGCGCTACAAAGGTGTCGCGGTACTCATGCGATAGTTCGATCGGAATGGCCGACAGCCGAGGCACGGTGCCATCGCCATCGTCCAGGGCAGCATCGATCCACTCGGGCAACTGGCGATCGACGCTGAGCTGGCCCTGCGCAAAGCTTGCGCGCTGCAACGTCGGCTGACGCGTCCCGACGATCGGTATGGTCGTGAACTGCTCGCAGTAGTGTTGGTCACGCTGGTGCCGGGCGACGGCAGCCTCGATCTCACGGTGGAAGGCCAGCGCATCTTGGGCGCGCTGCTGCACGATGCCGGGAAGATCGGGGATTTCGGCCACGCGGCGATACGTGCCATCACTGTACACTGCTCGGTAGATCGGCAGGAGCTGGTACACCGAGGTGAACGAGCGCAGCGTTTCGGTCAGCTCCAGAAAGAGCGCCTTGTAGCCGTTGCACAGGAAGTTGAGCGCATTGAGCGAACCACGATGGGGTGTGCCGAAGGTGATCAGCGCGCGGCAGTCCTGCCATCCCTCCAGCACCTCCACGTAGTAGCGTGCGATCAGGCCGCCCAGGCTGTGCGTCAGCAGGATCACTCGCGCATCGTCCGCGCCGCTGTGGGCGCGCCACTGCGGGAGCCGCTGCTGGATAAAGCGCTGCAGGCGGCGCGCGTTGGCGCGACAGTCGCGTCGCCAGTCATAGGGAAAGGCAAAGAAGTTGGCGGGCCGATCGCTGTCGATCGTCCCCGTGATCGCGCCGAAGCCGGCTAGCAGCTGCAACAGTCCGCTGTAGCCGTCGATCTTGTGCAGGCCGGGAATCAGGTGCACATCGGTGATCACGCGCGTAGCGCGAATGCCGTCGCCCAGGTCTTCGGCAACGGCATCATCGCCATCCAGTTGCAGGGCGCGGATCGAGTTGCCCAGCGTGCGTAGCACCTGCCAGAGCGCCTGCCCCGAGGGTGCCCAGATATCCTTGCCGTCTTTTTGGAGCACGCTGCCCGAGATGCCTGGCAAGAGTACGACCATGTCGCGGAGCGTGGCTGGCATAGCGACCTCCCCGTGTGAGGCTGGCGGCCCGCTGTCGCCAGCGCCGCGCCGATCGCTGCCCCGCCGGGCAGAGTATGCGCTGGCGATATGCCTGTGCAGCCGGTGTTATACGATAAACGTCTCAGCGATCCAGAATATCGCGCAGCGCCTGTTCGGCCAGCTGCGGATTGGCCTGGCCCTTGCTCAGACGCATCACCTGGCCGACCAGGAACTTGAGCGCCGCGCTCTTGCCCGAGCGGTAGTCGTTGACGACCTTGGGATTGGCCTCGACCGCTTGTTGTGCCAGCGCGCGCACGGCATCGCTATCGCTGATCTGGCGCAGGCCCCGCGCATCCACGATCGCCGCCGGCGACTGGCCGCTGCGGAAGCTCTCCTCGAAGACCTGCTTAGCGGTCGTGCCGGTGATCGCGCCCTCGCGCAGCAGGTCGAGCAGCTCGCGGATGTACTCGGGCCGCAGGCGCGTGGCAACGGCGCTGAGCGCTTCGCCGCTGTCGTTGAGCAGCCGGAACAGCTCGCCGATGATCCAGTTGGCCACCTGCTTGGGCGCGTGCTGCGCCGCAGCAGCCACGGCGGCCTCGAAGTAGTCCGCGACAACGCGTTCGCTCGTCAGCAGCGCGGCATCCTGCGCCGGCAGGCCATACTGCTGCTCGAAGCGGCGGCGCCGTGCATCGGGCAGCTCCGGCAGGGCCGCGTCGCGTTCGGCGATCCAGGCATCGCTCAGCGCCAGCGGCGGCAGATCCGGGTCGGGAAAATAGCGGTAGTCGTGGGCATACTCTTTGGAGCGTTGGCTCAGCGTCACGCCACGGTCCTCGTCCCAGCCGCGCGTCTCCTGCACGATCGTGCCGCCGGCGCTGAGTACCTCGATTTGGCGCTTGATCTCATACTGCAGCGCGCGCTCGACCGAGCGCAGCGAGTTCAGGTTTTTGATCTCGA encodes:
- a CDS encoding carbohydrate ABC transporter permease codes for the protein MAITTATRASERRFTLGRRARRLIADGLTYAILVLGLLVVLVPLYWMVATSLKTSTALFLIPPQIVPQPIRWHNYVEVWRLVPLAQYFANSIFVTALAMGGEILTCALVGYGFARYQFPGRDLLFAIMLGTMMLPGVITMIPSFIIWARWLGRYDTFSPMTVGALFAWGPAYIFLLRQFFLTIPRDIEEAAIIDGANVVQLFFRVMLPLVKPALLAIAVLSFSGNWNNFLSPLIYLSTPDKFTLPLGLYQFNSALAGGGEAPKWNYMMAMTVLMALPVVLLYFRAQRYFIEGLTVGAVKA
- a CDS encoding sugar-binding protein → MSRQRWTAADIDVVRQSALRRCRRAGQAMLALVVLALPLLSACATATQPSARSAPGEEAMRVSPTSTPPAPTPTSGAAATATPVATPTPEVLADGLINLTHLNYLSEEVRLDNEPVLLTHIYAEAPSYAWVDAAGEGIACVDDVARAVIVYLDFYAATGNRRALERARAGLNFVLRMQAEDGQFYNFVLDRQGTINTGGATSYRSLGWWAFRGLWALARGYATWRTLDPAYAQRLQTAYLRTERALAARVNNVGRYGEVHGWRLPAWLPDGAADATGVAVLALAEYQAVAPNPATEQLLTALADGLRDAQLGGEGAYPWGMHPSSVNAPGFWHAWGAHQAQALARAGQVLGRADYIASARREVEQFFAWQIATERIQEIGVLPFRQGQQAYGTNSLVQAAINLYHATGERRYAVMGGLLASWFFGNNMAATPMYDPATGRGYDGIDRELAVNLNAGAESTIEALMALQAVMPIPDAARYLQAQPVTGLSWRVFDAGDAQELAGTPTYGRRGWTGEARFFNERYYELDGDDLIELPIDVPADGAYLLYVSHLRRAATPSGREVIAPRVGHAPMIDGRADEWRDVPAIASATPAQILRGAESWRGAEVDSFTLRVQWDEQFLYLLAEVRDPEHQQSGQGPAVGSGDALWLYLDGEGTGRRLSAKVTLAQTPGGPEVWDWKAGFPLPGAQLAWSSAAGSYTYEAALPWESLRVRGVQAGKTMRIEAGRGFGGNSFMDLSGADPDSAANLVPLRLVAQAQPAAAPTATDAPTDDAQRVALAVQLDDGALWIVPQALAPDRDYLWLDLLTPQPIRLTQGRHTLRLRFAGSDPDAAAIVDGFLLHPAVATKTLRLPDGSELHLRFDMLQGQLTIDE
- a CDS encoding Gfo/Idh/MocA family oxidoreductase, with the protein product MSNPPFGLGMVGVGGFGRFCLQALQRLPELRLIAVSDVNPAAARAVAQQLGVRACSFDDLLNDPAIDVIHLTTPPAAHAAQAIAALKAGKHVFCEKPLATTAEDAHAMLRAAATHHRRLGVDYVLRYHPLWQVALALVRSGLFGRAVRWHQENLASDQRLPREHWFWDRSVSGGIFVEHAVHFFDLCNQLTPAPATQVMAQSACRPDGAQDRVLALVRYADGLLATFYHSFDRPDVLERSTVRIGLEQGSIELYGWIPERLQVEGLLDAQRLSEVQHLLDTPLELVDPATLPVIAFDGARPSTSHLLVRATLTRAERMDDYRAAIAAGMRDFLRALGDATHRPLVSAGDGWRSLQVALAATHAADIGMSISLPSEENLHE
- a CDS encoding glycosidase; translated protein: MSERTHVPFALQRLGIIMQPDPHDPREAWGVLNPAACRGRDGTLYLYPRVVAEGNYSRIGLARVIFEGDDPVGVERLGYVLEPSEGYERNERTAGVEDPRVTYIAAIDRYVMAYAAYGPLGPRVALAISEDGLQWQRLGLAKFAYAPQYHTDFDLYVNKDAYLFPEPVRDPQGRPALALIHRPDYNAAWWLSEGFHVQPANVAEPRPSMWLSYAPLEAVRADLRNLQFWYDHHLLAVPQQPWESLKIGGGTPPVLTRHGWLTIFHGVDGVLTPGTDHQRQVRYCAGALILDREDPRQVRYRSALPILAPGTQEELKGIVDNVVFPTAVDVRSAERIDVYYGMADARIGVARLQVPASLPD
- a CDS encoding ATP-dependent DNA ligase encodes the protein MLFSVWAAVCEQIAATSKKLEKAALLRDYIATLSDSDLALAARFFSGSPFALADARVLNVGGALIRDAVLELTGAAPETWNRLVVAEGEAGRAAERLLIGHGAATPRLTLAEAQAIYEQIHAARGPSAKRALIVAALRQLTPLEAAYFIKLMLGGDLRIGLQEGLLEDALARAFAVPLAAVQRANMLLGDIGQTALLARHGRLDEARMRLFHPLKFMLASPLTDPAEISAYISGSFFVEDKYDGIRAQVHKQGTRLVIYSRTLDEITHRFPELHAPLLNLPGAWILDGEIVAARDGRILPFQALQPRLGRKAVDDALLTSAPVVFIGYDILYQDGEVLLDTPLYMRRVRLEDLIRPHAADQPLDGVLGGVVMPSLQVLARHSQRVEALFTQARARGNEGLMIKDPDSPYRPGRRGREWLKLKRALATLDVVVTAAEVGNGNRRRFLSDYTFAVRRSAEDGELLNIGKAYSGLTDAELAELTAWFQAHTLQDFGRVRLVEPRIVLEVAFDGVQRSPRHKGGYALRFPRIVRWRRDKTPDEIDTLEMVRRLAGEPETPDAQP
- the panD gene encoding aspartate 1-decarboxylase, giving the protein MAIYRTMVRGKIHRATVTAADLHYIGSITIDEELLEAADILPFERVQVVDVTNGNRLETYAIAGERGSGTIQLNGAAAHLVNVGDLVIVMSYAQVEEPVPADWQPTVVLVDERNRITEVRRMRPQGGKTGC
- a CDS encoding ABC transporter permease subunit, with translation MIGALQAEWLTLWRRPLTRVVLALVLGLVLAQFGLLLVLLLLTERLGALTGQTILPPEQLAVIRRMATLPGGLGTALGQINGLGALGLMILAGATLGSEYSWGTLRLQLSRHPDRAHYLAAKLLALTLLTLVIILLALLIGGLASAGVGLLLGMPGHLSLADGPRALLAALRSLLILLPYMALGVLGAILGRSALAGAGLALGYWLADTAFGALALFQVLGRWGQLLYNLLLGQNVNALTLANTRLFGLDTGVLVSQQTALLIEPPSVWRASLVILLYLLAFLLPAFVLFQRRDISGPA
- a CDS encoding ABC transporter ATP-binding protein, yielding MTVASVLELEQLTRRYGQRLVVDAVSLQVAPGEVFGFLGPNGAGKTTTIAMLLHLVRPTAGRALICGYDVWQQPRQALAHVGALIETPALYPYLSGRDNLRVLARRDGLPDQRVDAVLEAVGLQPHARVKVKRYSQGMRQRLALAAALLPEPDLLVLDEPANALDPAGMVELRQTLRSLAAQGRTVFLSSHLLHEVEQLCDRVAVLNQGRIVAHGRVADLLGAPGLILRVARSEAPVQALLRNGLGISARPQPDGSWWLPATPEQAGSISTFLAQCGVAVAELRPQTRSLEAVFLALTDAAARPTPPSLQPLEAHG